GTTATAGATAGAGTGGAATCAGAAACTGGAGAAAAGAAAACATGGTTCGCTAACATAACAGCTGATATCAGAGAAATGGAAAACAGACTCGAAATTCTAGCTGAATACGGCCTACCTCACGCCATGGTCGATGTTGTAATAGTCGGATGGGCCAGTTTAGAGTACATACGAGATCTAGCGGAAGATTATGATATTGCCCTACACGCCCACAGAGCCATGCATGCCACTTTCACAAGAAACCCCTATCATGGAATATCAATGTTCGTCCTTGCAAAGCTCTACAGGATAATCGGCCTTGACCAGCTTCACGTTGGAACTGCTGGAGCTGGAAAGCTCGAGGGTGGAAAGTGGGACGTTATCCAAAACGCGAGAATCTTAAGAGAAAAGCATTACAAGCCAGAGGAAAACGATGTTTTCCACTTAGAGCAAAAGTTCTACCACATTAAACCAGCATTCCCAACAAGTTCCGGCGGACTTCACCCTGGAAACCTACCTGCAGTTATAGAGGCCCTTGGAACAGACATAGTTCTCCAGCTAGGAGGAGGAACATTGGGACACCCAGATGGACCAGCCGCTGGAGCTAAAGCCGTTAGACAGGCATTGGATGCAATCATACAAGGAATTTCATTAGATGAGTACGCCAAAACTCACAAAGAACTAGCAAGGGCTCTCGAAAAGTGGGGCCATGTGACCCCAGTTTGACGAATTCTCTCTTTTCTTTTTGTCTCTTATCCGAAAGTTACTTCCAAAAGCCATTTATTGCCTTTTACTAACCCTGAGAATGGTGAAGTTCATGCATCCAGAAGGATTCTTAGAAGTTATCACAGGCCCTATGTTTGCTGGAAAAACAAGCGAACTCATTAAGAGGATTGAAAGGCAAATATTTGCAAAAAGAAAAGCAGCTCTTTTCAAACCATCAATAGATAATAGGTACAGTGAGGACAAAATCGTAGCTCACAATGGACTAAGTTATGAAGCCTTTGTTGTACCAACCACGGAAGAAGGAGTGAAAATGATATACCAAAAAACAAAAGAAGAAGATTTCGAAGTGATTGGCATTGATGAAGTGCAGTTCTTCCCGATGTCAATAGTGGAGGTTCTCAATAAACTAGCGGATGAAGGAATTTATGTAATCGCTTCGGGGCTTAACTTGGATTTCAAGGGTGATGCTTTTGAAGTTACAAAAGAGCTCCTAGCAATGGCCGACAATATAGTGTACTTAACAGCCATATGCAGTGTTTGTGGAAGAGAGGCCACAAGAACTCAAAGACTCATAAATGGAAAACCAGCTCCCCGTGACTCACCTAGAATACTCGTGGGAGGAATGGAGGCCTACGAAGCCCGGTGCAGAAAGCATCACATAGTACCTTAGACTACATCGAAGCTTATTTCCAAAAGCTCTTTGCTTTTCCTAAACCGGACTTTCTTAATCTTTATCCTCCCAATTTCTCCAGTTGTTTTTGTATGGTCTTTGTTGCAAGCATTCACGTTCCACCCCTCAATAACAACTATTTTGAGTGTTCTCAGTTCGGGTGGAATCGGGAAGAGATCATACATGTCTTCTCCAAATCTGCTCTCCGCATCTTCTCTTGGAAGCTCATATACTTTGATTGGAGCATTTTCTTCGATCTTCCTATTGGCAAACTCTTCAATCATTGCAACCTCCTCTTTTGTGGGCTTTCGATTGAACTTAACGGTTAATCTACCATGATTTCCGTTAACATAAACAGCGACAGTCCATTTTGCTTCCTCACCCAAAACCTTCACAACAGCCCCTTTTAACACATGCAAGGCAGTGTGGGTTTTAACCTCCATTTCAATCCCACCCTTATTAGTCAATATACTGTGTTTCTTTACAATTTTTCCAATTACTGATTCATCCTTACTTTCAGCTAAACCCAAAAGAGCCTTTGTGACCTCCTAAGGGCTAAGAGTATAACCACAACTTCATTTTCCTCGCGTAGCTTCAAAACAAGCTCTACAGCCTTCCTAAAAGAGTCCCTAATAGAGCTTTCTCCAAATTTAACGATTACCATCTTGTTGGAGATTTTGTAAATCACCATAATAGATCACCTATACAAGGATTCTTAACCCAAATATAACTCTTTTTGCAGATTTTTTTGTCAGTAAGACAGAAACGATAGAGCCATATTTTCCAATATGGACAATGTGTTGGATTTCTTTCTGTTTTTCCAATTCATGTCAACCTCCTTAATTGGATAAGAAAGTGCCAAATGATACAAAAAGTTATATAATATCACATAATATTTCCTGTCAGGTGAGAATATGGCAGAAGAAAAAGTTAGTGTTGCAAAGATTGTGAAAGAGATCGTCCTCTCCCGCCCAGCAATCAAAGAGTGCTTGATTCTAGATGTCATAAATTATAGTGCTCTGGCAAGAGTTATTTTAAAGGAACTAGAAAAAGAAAACATCAAAACCTCGGCCGGAGCTGTAAAAATGGCTTTGATAAGAATAGGAGAGGACTTAAAGAAAGAGAGAGCTTTCTTTGAAAAGAGAATCAAGAATGTGGTTGCAAAGACCGTTATTGAGCTCCAATCCGACCTAACAGTAATAACTGTCGAACGGAGAGCTGTATTAAATAACCTTGAACAGCTCTTCAAAGTAATGGAAAACGCACGGTTTTTCCAACTTACTCAAGGGGTTGAGACATTTACACTAGTCCTTTCAAGTGAAGAAAAGGAGAAAGTACTTGAGATTATACAACCGAAGGCCATAGTCGATCTTATTGAGGAGCAAACGGCAATAGTTCTAATAAGCCCAGAAGAGATAATTGAGACTCCTGGAATTATCGCCATCATGACTTCAACCCTTTCATCAAATGGAGTGAACATAACACAGGTAATATCCTGTCACAAAGACACAATATTTGTTCTTAACCGTAGGGATGCCCCAAAAGCGTACCAGATACTTGAGGACATGATCCTAAAGATGAGAAAGACTTCAAAATAACTCTAGACTATCTTTTTTTCTTTCTGCCAAGTCCCACATCATGATTCACTGACTCCAAATTTTGTTATATTTGTAACATTATTTGTAAATTTTAATATATTAGTTACAAAAAATATAAAAACGTTCTTTTTATCTCCACTTTGGTGATCTGTATGAAGATAGTTTTGGCCTATTCGGGAGGTCTGGATACCTCAATCATATTAAAGATGATACAGGAGGAAATGAATGCCGAAGTGATTACAGTTACTGTGGACGTAGGACAAAAGGACGATTTTGAAAAAATCAAGGAGAAAGCACTCAAACTCGGTGCATTAAAACACTATACTATAGATGCAAAGGCAGAATTTGTTGAGAAATACATTTTCAAAGCAATAAAGGCGAATGCACTTTATGAAGGATCCTATCCACTAGCCACAGCTTTAGCTAGGCCTTTAATAGCAGAGAAAATTATTGAGGTAGCTAAAAAGGAAAACGCTGATGCAGTGGCCCATGGTTGTACCGGAAAAGGAAACGATCAAGTCAGGTTTGATTTGGCAATTAAAGCCCTCTACCCAGAAATTAAAATAATCGCTCCTGTTAGGGAGCTTAATCTTACAAGGGACTGGGAAATGGAATACGCAAAGAAAAACGGAATACCAATTAAGGACAAGATCTACAGTATTGATGAAAATCTTTGGGGACGCTCAGTAGAGGGAGGAATTCTAGAAGATCCTTTTGAGGAACCTCCAGAAGAGGTTTTTGAATGGACTCTTTCTCCCGAAAAAACACCAGAAAAACCGGAGTACCTTACAATAGACTTCGTAGATGGTGTTCCTACAGGACTAGATGGAAAGAAAATGAATCCCGTAGAACTTGTAGAAACCTTGAACTTCATAGCCGGAAAGCATGGCGTCGGCAGGATAGATCACATTGAGGATAGGGCCGTTGGAATAAAAAGCAGGGAAGTCTATGAAGCCCCGGCAGCAATTACCCTAATAAAGGCCCATAAGGACCTAGAAAAGCTGATTCTCACAAAATGGGTTCTCGAGTTCAAGGAGATCGTTGACTCAAAATGGGCATGGCTCATTTACAATGGTCTCTGGTTCGAGCCACTTAGGGAAGCTCTAGATGCCTTCATAGATGAAGTCGAAACAAATATTACCGGATCTGTCAAAGTAAAATTCTACAAAGGGAGTATTAGTGTAGTTGGAAGGTCGTCTGAGAATGCACTTTACGATACAAAGCTTGCAACCTATGAAAAGTTCAGTACTTTCGATCAAAAGCTTGCAGTTGGCTTTATTGAGCTCTTTGGATTGCAGAGTGTTTTAGCGTACAGCACAAAACACAAGATAAACTCTCTGTACACTTCCCCAACACCAGTGAAGGCAAAAAAGGTAGTCAGCTAGGTGGTGTTATGTATAGGAAAAACCTGCTAGGCAATGCTGATTTTAATATTCTAGCCTACACCTCGTCAATGAAGGATGATAAAGAAATAGTCAGTGAAGTCGTTGAAAGTCTAATTGTCCATGTAAAACTGTTAACCACCCAAGGTCTGATTCCAGCGGAAAAAGGTCATAAAATATTGAAGGAACTCAAAAAACTCCTTCAAAATTCATCACCGCTATTTTCCATTAATGCTGAAGATATACACGAAGCCATTGAGATTTATTTGAAAGAAAAACTTGGAGATGATGAGGGATATTTAGCTTTGGGAAAAAGCAGGAACGATCATGTTTCAGCGGCTCTAAGGTTAAAGACAAAGAAACTCCTAATTGAGCAGCTGAAAGAGCTAATAACTCTAAGGAGAACCCTTCTAGAAAAGGCAGAAGAGCATGCATACACAATAATGCCAGCTTTTACTCATTTACAACCAGCGCAACCTTCAACTTTTGCCCATTACTTATGTTACATAGAAGAGGTCCTAGCTGATTATACAAAATCCTTGTTCTTTGCCCTCGAGGTAGTCGATAATTCTCCTTTAGGAGGAGGTGCAGTTGGTGGAACAAGCGTTCCTCTGGACAGAACGGCCCTAGCTAATGAGCTATTTAGTGGGATAGTGATTAATTCAATTAAGGCCACAAGCAGTAGGGATTTTCTGAGTATAGCATCATCAATGGATGTCAATCTATCAGTATTCTTATCACGAATAGCTGAAGATATTGTTATCTTTTCAACACCCCAATTTGACTATTTGGTTTTACCCAAAGAGCATCTGGCAACGAGCAGCATGATGCCCCAAAAGAAAAATCCAGTAACTATGGAAATAGCTAGGGCCTGGGGTGCTGAAAGCATTGGACATCTAACAGCTTTGTTAGGAATCCTAAAAGCTCTTCCAACCGGTTACAATTTAGATATGCAAGAAGCAAATAGGCATGCATTAATAATCTTAAAGAAAACTTTAGAAACATTAAAAATTTTCTCAGACTTTTTCAAAAAGATTGAAGTCAATGAGAAAAAGTTGTTGATCGATTCAGAGATTTTCCCAATTTTAGCAACCGACATAGCTGAAAAAGTTTCTCTAAAAGGAGGAAAACCATATAGAGAAGTTTATGGAGAAATAGCAAAGCTGATAAAAGATTCTAAAAGTGTTGAAGAGTTCTATACCAAAGTTGAGGGGCTTTACGGGATCAAAGCAAACTTAGAAAAAGGAATTAAAAAACCAGTTTTAGGTTCTCCAAATCCAACTAAGGTCAAGGAACACATTAAATTAGCAAAAAGGGCCCTCAAAGAAGATTTTTTCAAGTTGAAGGAGATGACCACATGAATCCCTATTTGACATCAAAAACCCAGGAAAAGGCAGAGAGCAAGAAAAAAGCCTACCTAGTCCTAGAAGATGGCAGTATTTTTGAGGGTAAAGGATTTGGAAGTGAAGGCGTGAAGTATGGGGAGGTTGTTTTTACAACTGGGATGGTAGGATACCCAGAATCCCTCACTGATCCCTCATACAAGGGGCAGATTCTGACCATGACGTATCCACTAATCGGAAACTATGGCGTTCCAAGAAAAGAAATAACAGAAAATGGGATCCCTATTCACTATGAATCAGATAAGATACAAGTTGAAGGATTCGTAGTTTCAAAACTTATGAAAAGCAATCACTGGGCAAGTAAAAAGAGTTTAGATAAATGGCTCAAAGAGGAAGGTATTCCCGGAATAGAAGGGATTGACACAAGGGGTTTGGTGAAAAAAATAAGGGAAAAAGGAGTCATGATGGGAACTTTGGTTGTAGGAGATTATGGGCTTGATGAAATTATGGAGAAAATGAAAAAGCTAAGCTACGATGAGATGAATTTCATAGATAAAGTTACTCCGAAGGAGATAATTGTTCATGAACTTGAAAACTCTGACAAGAGTATTGTTGTAGTTGATTGCGGTATTAAATATGGGATTCTAAGGGAGCTTTTGAAAAGAGGGTTTAGAATAATAAGAATTCCCTATCATTATGATCCAATTGACGTGTTAGAAGAGTTCAATGCAGATGGAATTTTATTTAGCAACGGTCCTGGAAATCCTGCATTGCTTAAAGACCTGATAAAAAAAGCTCAAGAAATTATTGAGTACAACGTTCCAACAATGGGTATTTGCTTAGGAAGTCAAATACTCTCTTTAGCAGATGGGGGAGAAATTTACAAGCTTAAATATGGACATAGGGGGATTAACAAACCAGTTAAAGACTTAAAAAGTGGAAAAGCTTTTGTGACAACTCAGAATCACGGATATGCTGTGAAAGCTCAAAGTTTAAATGAGTTTAAAGTTTGGATGGTCAATATAGATGACAAAAGCGTTGAGGGAATTTACCATCCAAACAAACCAATAATTGCTACTCAATTTCATCCTGAAGCATCCCCCGGTCCCTTAGACTCAACATGGATTTTTGATGTTTTTTCAAAAATGGTTAAAGGTGAGGTTCATGGTTTCTAAAGTTCTTGTTCTAGGTTCTGGGGCGATAAAAATTGGCGAAGCTGCTGAATTTGATTACAGTGGAAGTCAAGCTTTAAAGGCTTTAAAAGAAGAAGGCATAGAAACGATTTTAATCAATCCAAATGTTGCAACGATTCAAACAAGTCATGAGATGGCAGACAAAGTTTACCTCCTCCCTCTTGATCTCAAATTTGTGGAGGAAGTTATAAAGAAAGAGAAACCTGATGGGATTTTGCTTGGCTTTGGAGGTCAAAGTGCTCTATCTCTGGGTGTAGCTTTGCATGATTCTGGAATTTTAGAAAAGTATAATATCAAAGTTCTTGGGACGCCTATAGAGGGAATAAAAAAAGCTCTGGATAGGGAGAAGTTTAGGGAAACAATGATCAAAAATAATCTCCCAATACCTCCAAGTAAAGCCGCTAAAAGCGTTGAAGAAGCTCTAAAAGTAGCTCAGGAGATAGGGTTCCCAGTGATGGTTAGGGTTAGCTTTAACTTAGGTGGAAGGGGATCCTTTGTTGCTTGGAATGAAGAGGAGTTTAAGGGATATATAGTCAGGGCTTTTGCACAAAGTGAGATTGGTGAGGTGTTGGTGGAGAAGTACCTAAAAGGATGGAAAGAGATAGAGTTTGAGGTTGTTAGGGATAAAGATGGAAATGCTGTGGCTGTAGCGTGCTTAGAGAACTTTGATCCAATGGGAGTTCATACAGGGGATTCCATAGTTGTTGCTCCTTCTCAAACTTTAACAAATAGAGAATATCAACTCTTGAGGAGTGCGGCCATAGAAGTAGCGGAAGCTATAGATCTCATTGGAGAATGTAATGTTCAATTAGCCTTAGATCCTAAATCTGAGGAATTCTACATAATTGAGACAAATCCAAGGATGAGCCGCTCATCTGCTTTAGCAAGCAAAGTTACAGGCTATCCCCTAGCATACATCGCGGCAAAGTTAGCTTTAGGATACACACTAGATGAGCTTTTAAATGGAGTAACTGGAGTTACAACCGCTTTGTTTGAGCCGAGCTTGGATTACGTTGTTGTTAAAATGCCAAGGTGGGATTTAGAAAAGTTCGAGAACGCGAAGAGGAAAATAAACACCGAGATGAAAAGCATTGGAGAGGTCATGGCAATAGGAAGGAATCTTCATGAGGCTTTTCAAAAAGCTATTAGAATGGTAGGAATCGGAGATGAGCTTATAGGGAAGTACTATGAGAGCGAAGAGTCGTTGGAAAAAGTTATGGAGAAAATTAAGAATTACGAACCTTACATGCCTATGCACATTGCAAAAGCCCTGAAATTGGGAGCAAGTGTTGATGAGATTCACGAAATTACTAGAATAGACAAGTTTTACCTCTACATAATTGAAGATCTAGTTAAAATTGCAGAAGCCCTGAGAAATCCAAATGAAGAAACAATAAGAGAAGCCAAAAAGCTTGGATTTAGTGATGAGCAGATAAAGACTCTATCTAATAGCAGCATTAAAAAATCAATTCCATTTGTCAAGCAAATAGATACCTTGGCTGGAGAAGTTCCAGCAAGGACGAATTATTTATACATGACCTATGATGCACAAGAAAACGATATCCCATATACAGAAAAGCCAAAGGTTCTAATTTTGGGAGCAGGTGTCTTTAGGATTGGGGTTAGTGTAGAGTTTGACTGGGCTGTCGTGAACTTTGCAAATGCTGCAAAAAAGAGGGGTTATGAAGTTATAGTTTTGAATTACAATCCTGAAACAGTTTCAACAGATTGGGATATTAACGATAAGCTTTACTTTGAGGAGATAACTCTTGAGAGGGTTTTAGATGTTTACAATTTTGAAAATCCAGATGGTGTTATAGCCTTTGCAGGAGGACAGCTTGCAAACTCCTTAGCTAAGAAGCTTGAGCAAAAGGGAGTTAGGCTTTTAGGAACGAGGGGAACGAGTGTAGATATAGCTGAAGACAGGGCTAAGTTCTCAAAGCTCTTAGAAAGGCTCAACATAAAGCAACCACCTTGGATTGAAGCTAAGAGCATTGGAGAAGTCTTAGCTTTTGCTGACGAAGTAGGTTATCCTTTAATGATAAGGCCGAGTTATGTGTTGAGTGGAACTGCCATGAAAGCTGCCTACAATGAGAAGGAACTAAAAGAGTATCTCTCCTTAGCAGCAAAAGTCTCTCCAGAACACCCTGTTGTGGTTTCAAAGTTCTTAAACGCAATTGAAGCCGAGATAGATGCCGTTTCGGATGGGAAAAAGGTAGTTGGAATTACATTAGAGCATATAGAAAAGGCGGGAGTTCACAGCGGAGATGCCACAATGGTTACTCCCTATCGCTATCTAAAGGAAGAGCATGTAAAAAAGATGCATAAAATAGCCCTAGAGCTCGCATTGACTTTGGGGATTAGAGGGCCCTTTAACATACAATTCTTAGTCAGTGATGATGTCTACGTGCTTGAGCTAAACCTGAGAACAAGTCGTTCTATGCCCTTCTCAAGTAAATCTAGGGGAGTTAACTTGATGGAACTCTCAGCTCAAGCAGTCTTTGGTGGGAAACTCCTGTTAGGACGAGACTACGAGTATTACGAAGTCCCAACAAAAGCCTTTGCTGTTAAAAGCCCTCAATTTTCCTGGTCCCAGCTCCAAAATGCGTATCCTTTCTTGGGACCAGAAATGCGATCAACAGGAGAAGTTGCAAGTCTGGGATTCGACTTTGAAGATGCCTTACTAAAAAGCTGGCTCTCTGTAAAACCAAACAAAATGCCAAAGTCAAATATCTTGGTCTATGGTTACGAGAAAGACTTACCACCATTATTGGAAACTGCAAAACTTCTCGAAACCTTGGGATATAATGTTTTTACATTAGAGGACAGCCTAAGCTATGGAAATACTTTAAGCAAAGAAAAAGCGATAAACTTAATGAAATCAGGGGAAATCGAGCTGGTCATGACTTCTGGCTATGCAAAGGAAAAAGATTATCTTGTTAGGAGGACCGCAGTAGACTTAAATATCCCGATTGTCTTAGATGCAAATTTGGCTTATGAGCTTTCAAAAGCTTTTGCTTGGGCCAAAAACAATTGTT
The genomic region above belongs to Thermococcus sp. EP1 and contains:
- a CDS encoding argininosuccinate synthase, with product MKIVLAYSGGLDTSIILKMIQEEMNAEVITVTVDVGQKDDFEKIKEKALKLGALKHYTIDAKAEFVEKYIFKAIKANALYEGSYPLATALARPLIAEKIIEVAKKENADAVAHGCTGKGNDQVRFDLAIKALYPEIKIIAPVRELNLTRDWEMEYAKKNGIPIKDKIYSIDENLWGRSVEGGILEDPFEEPPEEVFEWTLSPEKTPEKPEYLTIDFVDGVPTGLDGKKMNPVELVETLNFIAGKHGVGRIDHIEDRAVGIKSREVYEAPAAITLIKAHKDLEKLILTKWVLEFKEIVDSKWAWLIYNGLWFEPLREALDAFIDEVETNITGSVKVKFYKGSISVVGRSSENALYDTKLATYEKFSTFDQKLAVGFIELFGLQSVLAYSTKHKINSLYTSPTPVKAKKVVS
- the carB gene encoding carbamoyl-phosphate synthase (glutamine-hydrolyzing) large subunit translates to MRFMVSKVLVLGSGAIKIGEAAEFDYSGSQALKALKEEGIETILINPNVATIQTSHEMADKVYLLPLDLKFVEEVIKKEKPDGILLGFGGQSALSLGVALHDSGILEKYNIKVLGTPIEGIKKALDREKFRETMIKNNLPIPPSKAAKSVEEALKVAQEIGFPVMVRVSFNLGGRGSFVAWNEEEFKGYIVRAFAQSEIGEVLVEKYLKGWKEIEFEVVRDKDGNAVAVACLENFDPMGVHTGDSIVVAPSQTLTNREYQLLRSAAIEVAEAIDLIGECNVQLALDPKSEEFYIIETNPRMSRSSALASKVTGYPLAYIAAKLALGYTLDELLNGVTGVTTALFEPSLDYVVVKMPRWDLEKFENAKRKINTEMKSIGEVMAIGRNLHEAFQKAIRMVGIGDELIGKYYESEESLEKVMEKIKNYEPYMPMHIAKALKLGASVDEIHEITRIDKFYLYIIEDLVKIAEALRNPNEETIREAKKLGFSDEQIKTLSNSSIKKSIPFVKQIDTLAGEVPARTNYLYMTYDAQENDIPYTEKPKVLILGAGVFRIGVSVEFDWAVVNFANAAKKRGYEVIVLNYNPETVSTDWDINDKLYFEEITLERVLDVYNFENPDGVIAFAGGQLANSLAKKLEQKGVRLLGTRGTSVDIAEDRAKFSKLLERLNIKQPPWIEAKSIGEVLAFADEVGYPLMIRPSYVLSGTAMKAAYNEKELKEYLSLAAKVSPEHPVVVSKFLNAIEAEIDAVSDGKKVVGITLEHIEKAGVHSGDATMVTPYRYLKEEHVKKMHKIALELALTLGIRGPFNIQFLVSDDVYVLELNLRTSRSMPFSSKSRGVNLMELSAQAVFGGKLLLGRDYEYYEVPTKAFAVKSPQFSWSQLQNAYPFLGPEMRSTGEVASLGFDFEDALLKSWLSVKPNKMPKSNILVYGYEKDLPPLLETAKLLETLGYNVFTLEDSLSYGNTLSKEKAINLMKSGEIELVMTSGYAKEKDYLVRRTAVDLNIPIVLDANLAYELSKAFAWAKNNCFEVKEVSEYYAPKLQKTISEPLREVI
- the carA gene encoding glutamine-hydrolyzing carbamoyl-phosphate synthase small subunit yields the protein MNPYLTSKTQEKAESKKKAYLVLEDGSIFEGKGFGSEGVKYGEVVFTTGMVGYPESLTDPSYKGQILTMTYPLIGNYGVPRKEITENGIPIHYESDKIQVEGFVVSKLMKSNHWASKKSLDKWLKEEGIPGIEGIDTRGLVKKIREKGVMMGTLVVGDYGLDEIMEKMKKLSYDEMNFIDKVTPKEIIVHELENSDKSIVVVDCGIKYGILRELLKRGFRIIRIPYHYDPIDVLEEFNADGILFSNGPGNPALLKDLIKKAQEIIEYNVPTMGICLGSQILSLADGGEIYKLKYGHRGINKPVKDLKSGKAFVTTQNHGYAVKAQSLNEFKVWMVNIDDKSVEGIYHPNKPIIATQFHPEASPGPLDSTWIFDVFSKMVKGEVHGF
- the rbcL gene encoding type III ribulose-bisphosphate carboxylase — encoded protein: MPEKFDKIYDYYVDKNYEPNFKRDIVAVFRVTPADGYTIEQAAGAVAAESSTGTWTTLYQWYEEERWSDLSAKAYDFHDMGDGSWIVKIAYPAHAFEEWNLPGLLASIAGNVFGMKRVKGLRLEDLYLPEIVLRDFSGPNKGIEGVREILEIRDRPIYGVVPKPKVGYSPEELERLSYELLSAGADYMKDDENLTGPWYNRFEERADVMARVIDRVESETGEKKTWFANITADIREMENRLEILAEYGLPHAMVDVVIVGWASLEYIRDLAEDYDIALHAHRAMHATFTRNPYHGISMFVLAKLYRIIGLDQLHVGTAGAGKLEGGKWDVIQNARILREKHYKPEENDVFHLEQKFYHIKPAFPTSSGGLHPGNLPAVIEALGTDIVLQLGGGTLGHPDGPAAGAKAVRQALDAIIQGISLDEYAKTHKELARALEKWGHVTPV
- a CDS encoding thymidine kinase codes for the protein MHPEGFLEVITGPMFAGKTSELIKRIERQIFAKRKAALFKPSIDNRYSEDKIVAHNGLSYEAFVVPTTEEGVKMIYQKTKEEDFEVIGIDEVQFFPMSIVEVLNKLADEGIYVIASGLNLDFKGDAFEVTKELLAMADNIVYLTAICSVCGREATRTQRLINGKPAPRDSPRILVGGMEAYEARCRKHHIVP
- a CDS encoding ACT domain-containing protein, with amino-acid sequence MAEEKVSVAKIVKEIVLSRPAIKECLILDVINYSALARVILKELEKENIKTSAGAVKMALIRIGEDLKKERAFFEKRIKNVVAKTVIELQSDLTVITVERRAVLNNLEQLFKVMENARFFQLTQGVETFTLVLSSEEKEKVLEIIQPKAIVDLIEEQTAIVLISPEEIIETPGIIAIMTSTLSSNGVNITQVISCHKDTIFVLNRRDAPKAYQILEDMILKMRKTSK
- the argH gene encoding argininosuccinate lyase, whose product is MYRKNLLGNADFNILAYTSSMKDDKEIVSEVVESLIVHVKLLTTQGLIPAEKGHKILKELKKLLQNSSPLFSINAEDIHEAIEIYLKEKLGDDEGYLALGKSRNDHVSAALRLKTKKLLIEQLKELITLRRTLLEKAEEHAYTIMPAFTHLQPAQPSTFAHYLCYIEEVLADYTKSLFFALEVVDNSPLGGGAVGGTSVPLDRTALANELFSGIVINSIKATSSRDFLSIASSMDVNLSVFLSRIAEDIVIFSTPQFDYLVLPKEHLATSSMMPQKKNPVTMEIARAWGAESIGHLTALLGILKALPTGYNLDMQEANRHALIILKKTLETLKIFSDFFKKIEVNEKKLLIDSEIFPILATDIAEKVSLKGGKPYREVYGEIAKLIKDSKSVEEFYTKVEGLYGIKANLEKGIKKPVLGSPNPTKVKEHIKLAKRALKEDFFKLKEMTT